Proteins encoded by one window of Emticicia oligotrophica DSM 17448:
- the ubiE gene encoding bifunctional demethylmenaquinone methyltransferase/2-methoxy-6-polyprenyl-1,4-benzoquinol methylase UbiE encodes MMVVPYKEKDSSKREQIAEMFDNVSPKYDFLNHLLSGGVDFWWRKKAISTLRSVKPKLILDIATGTGDLAIEAVKQLNPEKVIGVDISEGMLSFGREKMKKLGLENKIELQMGDSEKLLFDDNTFDAVIVSFGVRNFENLEKGLTDMCRVTKSGGTCMVMEFSNPKTPIIKQIYEFYSGKILPLIGRLVSNDSSAYSYLPESVKAFPEGNDFLSVFEKAGFTQTKWIPLTFGTCSIYIGKKP; translated from the coding sequence ATAATGGTAGTACCTTATAAAGAAAAAGATAGTAGCAAGCGTGAGCAGATTGCCGAAATGTTTGATAATGTTTCGCCGAAATATGATTTTCTTAATCATTTGCTCAGCGGAGGAGTTGATTTTTGGTGGCGTAAGAAAGCCATTTCTACACTTCGAAGTGTAAAGCCGAAGTTGATTTTAGATATAGCTACTGGAACGGGCGATTTAGCAATTGAAGCAGTAAAACAGCTAAATCCTGAAAAGGTAATTGGGGTTGATATTTCGGAGGGAATGCTTTCGTTTGGCAGAGAGAAAATGAAGAAGCTTGGATTAGAAAATAAAATTGAGCTTCAAATGGGCGATTCTGAGAAATTACTCTTTGATGACAATACTTTTGATGCGGTTATCGTTTCTTTTGGTGTACGTAATTTCGAAAATTTAGAAAAAGGCCTAACCGATATGTGCCGAGTAACAAAGTCGGGGGGAACGTGCATGGTAATGGAATTTTCAAACCCTAAGACTCCCATCATAAAACAAATTTACGAATTTTATAGCGGCAAAATACTCCCACTCATTGGTAGATTAGTTTCGAACGATAGCTCTGCTTATAGCTATTTACCAGAGTCGGTGAAAGCATTTCCAGAAGGGAATGATTTCTTGAGTGTATTCGAAAAAGCAGGTTTCACGCAAACCAAGTGGATTCCATTGACTTTCGGTACCTGCTCGATTTACATTGGCAAAAAGCCATAA
- the porT gene encoding type IX secretion/gliding motility protein PorT/SprT: MKKAPFPRFVLKLFFLAIFSQCVYAQQNRPRFQADYDAKDMRFGYFLGLTSTNFNIKFNNYFVNKDNYYSITSPGVLGLKMGGLVNFRLNDYFDFRVLPTVAIYGRKLEYQYIDTSLPDNDPQKFKEKAESRETAWFELPIMFKYKSERRGNVRMYVFGGLRYGVETNPNSRRNINKFVTKTSDLSIEYGTGIEFFREYFKFAPELHFSHGLVNLVDPLTNAGTALQGVERMTTHTVTLYILFE, translated from the coding sequence ATGAAAAAAGCCCCTTTTCCTAGATTTGTCTTAAAACTCTTTTTTTTAGCCATTTTTTCGCAATGCGTATATGCTCAGCAGAATCGCCCACGTTTTCAGGCAGATTATGATGCAAAGGATATGCGTTTTGGGTATTTTTTGGGTTTAACGAGTACGAACTTCAATATTAAATTCAATAATTATTTCGTCAATAAAGATAATTATTATAGCATTACTTCCCCCGGAGTGTTGGGTCTGAAAATGGGAGGTTTAGTCAATTTTCGATTGAATGATTATTTCGATTTTAGAGTTTTGCCAACTGTTGCCATTTACGGACGTAAGCTAGAATATCAATATATTGATACGTCTTTACCTGATAACGACCCCCAAAAATTTAAAGAAAAAGCCGAGTCAAGAGAAACTGCATGGTTTGAGTTGCCTATAATGTTTAAATACAAGTCGGAAAGAAGAGGAAATGTTAGAATGTATGTATTTGGAGGTTTACGTTATGGCGTAGAGACTAACCCTAATAGCCGTAGGAATATAAATAAGTTTGTTACAAAAACCAGTGACTTAAGTATTGAGTACGGTACGGGTATTGAGTTTTTTAGGGAGTATTTTAAATTTGCACCTGAGCTTCATTTTTCGCACGGTCTTGTAAATTTAGTTGACCCCTTAACTAACGCAGGTACGGCATTGCAAGGTGTTGAGCGAATGACAACGCATACAGTTACTTTATATATTTTATTTGAGTAA
- the yidD gene encoding membrane protein insertion efficiency factor YidD gives MKYIAIFLVRLYQAGVSPWFPPSCRYTPTCSQYSVEAFQKYGFFKGFWLTAKRIARCGPWSHTHGYDPVP, from the coding sequence ATGAAATACATCGCCATCTTTCTCGTTCGCCTCTATCAAGCAGGTGTTTCACCTTGGTTTCCACCTTCATGCCGTTATACTCCTACCTGCTCACAATACTCCGTTGAGGCTTTTCAGAAATATGGATTTTTCAAAGGTTTTTGGCTCACCGCAAAGCGTATTGCTCGTTGTGGTCCTTGGAGCCATACACATGGTTATGACCCTGTTCCTTAA
- a CDS encoding YfiT family bacillithiol transferase, which yields MTLEQRQYPIGKWAPKKSYSTKEIERNISIIEKYPAKYKRLAKKLSDEELAKQYREGAWNVRQLLTHISDMHIMHYARFKQALTDENPTGFIANINAWNATSEISSTPAADALLLLEATHKRWVFLMRSMSESDFDKTFYHALRQLNLTLGQALSMAAWHTRHHFEHIKIALND from the coding sequence ATGACACTCGAACAACGCCAGTACCCTATCGGAAAGTGGGCACCAAAGAAAAGCTATTCGACCAAAGAAATCGAACGCAACATTAGTATCATTGAGAAGTATCCTGCTAAGTATAAGCGACTTGCCAAAAAACTCTCTGATGAAGAATTAGCTAAACAGTACCGCGAAGGAGCATGGAATGTACGCCAGTTATTGACCCACATTTCAGATATGCACATTATGCACTACGCACGCTTTAAACAAGCATTGACCGATGAAAATCCTACTGGATTTATTGCCAATATCAATGCTTGGAATGCAACCTCCGAAATATCCAGTACACCCGCAGCAGATGCTTTACTTTTACTTGAGGCAACACACAAAAGATGGGTTTTTCTGATGCGTAGTATGTCGGAAAGTGATTTTGATAAAACCTTTTACCATGCTCTTCGCCAGTTAAATCTAACATTGGGTCAAGCACTTAGCATGGCAGCGTGGCATACCAGACACCATTTTGAACACATCAAAATTGCATTGAACGACTAA
- the serA gene encoding phosphoglycerate dehydrogenase: MNNTYYVIDFDSTFTKVEGLDELANIALAGSPNQEKVVQQIRSLTEQGMNGEITFSEALSRRIELLKANRSHIDQLISFLHTKVSDSFQRNEKFLREFSDHILIVSGGFKEFIVPIVTAMGLKEENVYANTFVFDAEDNIIGVDQANVLAHEKGKVKLLSSLNLDGDVYAIGDGYTDYELRASGLANRFYAFTENVEREKVTAKADHIVPSLDEFLYLNKLPRSQSYPKSRIKVLLLENVHPVAVEAFKREGFDVETHKGAMDEEELIEKIKGVSIVGLRSKTNLTKKVLEHADKLITVGAFCIGTNQIDLKTCTEKGIAVFNAPYSNTRSVVELAIGEMILLIRNVVTKSNQMHEGKWDKSANNSFEVRGKKLGLIGYGHIGTQLSVIGEALGMEVYFYDIVDKMPIGNAKKCRSLEEVLRVADVVSLHIDGRKENTNVFGKREFEMMKEGVIFMNLARGHVVDVPALVEAIKSGKVAGAGVDVFPYEPKTNSEPFENELRGLPNVILTPHIGGSTEEAQESIGHYVPERLLEYMNNGSTTGSVNFPEVQLPLLRDSHRLLHIHQNVPGIMAKINNIFAKHHINIIGQYLKTNEKIGYVIMDISKGYTDEFVQEIKAIDETIRFRMLY, from the coding sequence ATGAATAACACCTATTATGTCATTGATTTCGATAGCACTTTTACAAAAGTAGAAGGGCTTGATGAATTAGCAAATATTGCGTTGGCAGGAAGCCCAAACCAAGAGAAAGTTGTACAACAAATCAGAAGTTTGACCGAACAAGGCATGAACGGTGAAATTACTTTCTCTGAGGCTCTTAGCCGTAGAATTGAATTATTGAAGGCTAATCGTTCACACATTGACCAATTAATTAGTTTTTTACATACTAAAGTATCGGATTCTTTCCAGCGTAACGAAAAATTCTTGCGTGAATTTTCCGACCATATCTTGATTGTTTCGGGTGGTTTTAAAGAATTTATTGTGCCAATTGTTACGGCAATGGGCTTGAAGGAGGAAAATGTATATGCAAATACATTTGTGTTTGATGCCGAAGATAACATCATTGGTGTTGACCAAGCAAATGTGTTGGCTCACGAGAAAGGCAAAGTAAAATTGCTTAGTTCATTGAACCTTGATGGAGACGTTTACGCCATTGGTGATGGTTATACCGATTATGAACTCCGAGCTTCTGGTTTAGCGAATCGCTTTTATGCATTCACCGAAAATGTGGAGCGTGAGAAGGTTACGGCAAAAGCTGACCATATCGTGCCATCTTTAGATGAATTTTTGTATTTGAATAAATTGCCTCGTAGTCAGTCATATCCAAAGAGTCGTATCAAAGTACTTTTATTGGAAAATGTTCATCCAGTGGCGGTTGAGGCCTTCAAACGTGAAGGATTTGATGTAGAAACGCACAAAGGTGCAATGGATGAAGAAGAATTGATTGAAAAAATTAAAGGGGTTTCGATTGTAGGGCTTCGCTCGAAAACCAATCTTACCAAAAAGGTATTAGAACATGCCGATAAATTGATTACAGTAGGAGCTTTTTGTATCGGTACAAACCAAATTGACCTTAAAACTTGTACAGAAAAAGGCATTGCCGTTTTCAATGCACCTTACAGCAATACTCGTTCAGTAGTAGAATTGGCTATTGGTGAAATGATTTTATTGATTCGTAATGTGGTTACTAAAAGTAATCAGATGCACGAAGGAAAATGGGATAAATCAGCCAATAATAGTTTCGAAGTACGTGGCAAGAAATTAGGTTTGATTGGCTACGGACACATCGGAACTCAACTTTCGGTTATTGGTGAGGCACTCGGTATGGAGGTTTATTTCTACGATATTGTAGATAAAATGCCAATCGGGAATGCAAAAAAATGTCGCTCACTTGAAGAAGTTTTACGTGTAGCCGATGTGGTAAGTTTACACATTGATGGCCGTAAAGAAAACACTAATGTTTTTGGCAAGCGTGAGTTTGAAATGATGAAAGAGGGTGTAATCTTTATGAACTTAGCACGTGGCCACGTAGTGGATGTACCTGCTTTGGTAGAAGCTATTAAGTCGGGTAAAGTGGCAGGTGCAGGGGTCGATGTATTTCCTTATGAACCAAAAACTAATAGTGAACCTTTTGAAAATGAACTCCGTGGATTACCAAATGTGATTCTCACGCCACATATTGGAGGTAGTACTGAAGAAGCTCAAGAAAGTATCGGGCACTATGTACCAGAACGCTTACTTGAATATATGAATAATGGTAGCACGACAGGTAGTGTTAATTTCCCAGAAGTACAATTGCCATTGCTTCGTGATTCACACCGTTTATTGCATATTCACCAAAATGTGCCAGGAATTATGGCGAAAATCAATAATATTTTTGCCAAACACCATATCAACATCATTGGGCAATACCTGAAAACTAATGAAAAAATTGGCTATGTGATAATGGATATCAGTAAAGGATATACCGATGAATTTGTACAAGAAATTAAAGCTATCGATGAAACGATTCGTTTCAGAATGTTATATTAA
- a CDS encoding SusC/RagA family TonB-linked outer membrane protein, with product MMNKLYLFMFLLLSSMAIAQEKVITGVVTSASEGGLPGTSVTVKGTNFGTVTDAEGKFSLKVPANSTFITVSSIGYVTTDIKIDNKTIFQISLEPDTKTLNEVVVTALGISREKKSLGYSQQDIKGDGLVESRSTNVANALSGKVAGVRISANGGPGSGSTIQIRGASSVSGNNQPLIVVDGVPIQQQFDKQFGGGISEVNPDNIKDISVLKGPNAAALYGSRAANGVILITTKDGAGSKGLGIEFNSNFTAERPLVKPNFQNMYGGGSGYVTWYSDGWSGVIAPDAYDQYKAAYGTVRPGVTTGTDGTDESWGAPLDGRLVRQWFTGKDVAPLTPQPNNWDEYWQTGTSLTNNFAISGGNDKGSFRLSMGKLDQKGLMAFNDFYRNNFKVNSNYKVSKFLTAVVSGEYVKSGGNRTYQNGDQFIWSHRHVSWDQLANWSDYTGIHIQRAVAGKLPDNDPPNWQHTFFTNPFYLSEKLPYTNDKDRIVGNIALNFTISPELKFMLRSGTDMWSDTRINIVNFDRVRNGNRTPGRYSEEVLRSQETNHDALLTYEKSISKDFHLVASAGAAQRTNFYKRNYAYVGELVVDGVYNLSNSNPSQNVIESRIQKSEVQSVYGSLQLGYLNALFLDVTARNDWSSTLPSNARSYFYPSVSASAVVSDLLNYPKTVLSYAKVRASWAQVGNDADPYQLAQTFRAGGSWNSSLPEYYENLTISNATLKPEITTGIEVGADLKFLKNRFGLDFTYYNQSTRNQILGVEISKASGYDKRILNAGQITNQGIEIVLSGKVLETSDFKWDVAINYARNRNKVIELAEGLSTYTLQERRGLTSIAQVGMPYGALFGIGFKHAPDGQIVYANGLPVVETTPRILGNIQPKWMGGISNTFSYKKFTLTALIDAKIGGDIFDEGTGTARWTGQYAETAVGREEGIIGKGVMNIGTTENPQYVPNDVIVATNQLIGYNNPRRYHEAAIFDASYVKLREVSFGYNIPKSVLNRLHIQNAKLSLVGRNLAILFKNTPHIDPEVDRFGANQQGFAYGELPNSRSLGANLSISF from the coding sequence ATGATGAATAAACTCTACTTATTTATGTTTCTGCTTTTGTCTTCGATGGCAATAGCACAAGAAAAGGTCATTACAGGCGTAGTGACTTCTGCAAGCGAAGGTGGACTCCCAGGTACATCGGTTACTGTAAAAGGAACAAATTTCGGGACTGTTACAGATGCAGAGGGTAAATTTTCATTAAAAGTTCCAGCAAATAGTACATTTATCACAGTAAGTTCGATAGGATACGTTACAACCGATATTAAAATAGATAATAAAACAATCTTCCAAATTTCTTTAGAGCCAGATACCAAAACATTAAATGAAGTAGTAGTAACCGCTTTGGGGATTTCGAGAGAGAAAAAATCTTTGGGATACTCACAGCAAGACATCAAAGGAGATGGATTAGTAGAATCTCGTTCGACCAATGTTGCAAATGCCTTATCGGGCAAAGTTGCAGGGGTGCGTATTAGTGCCAATGGTGGCCCTGGTAGCGGTTCAACTATTCAGATTCGTGGTGCATCATCGGTTTCGGGTAATAATCAGCCCCTTATCGTGGTAGATGGTGTGCCTATTCAGCAACAATTTGACAAACAATTTGGGGGTGGAATTTCTGAAGTGAACCCTGACAATATCAAAGATATTTCAGTTTTGAAAGGACCCAACGCCGCCGCTCTTTATGGCTCGCGTGCTGCCAATGGTGTAATTTTAATTACAACCAAAGATGGTGCAGGAAGCAAAGGACTTGGTATTGAGTTCAACTCAAACTTTACGGCCGAAAGACCATTGGTTAAGCCTAATTTTCAGAATATGTATGGTGGTGGCTCAGGCTATGTAACATGGTACTCAGATGGATGGAGTGGCGTGATTGCACCAGATGCTTATGACCAATACAAAGCTGCTTATGGTACCGTAAGACCAGGTGTAACAACTGGTACTGATGGAACGGACGAAAGCTGGGGAGCTCCACTGGATGGCCGATTAGTAAGACAATGGTTCACGGGAAAAGATGTGGCTCCACTTACACCTCAGCCAAATAACTGGGATGAGTATTGGCAAACTGGTACATCACTCACTAATAATTTTGCTATTTCTGGTGGAAATGATAAAGGGAGCTTTCGCCTAAGTATGGGAAAACTCGACCAGAAAGGTCTGATGGCTTTCAATGATTTTTACCGTAATAACTTTAAAGTTAATTCTAATTATAAAGTTTCAAAATTCCTTACCGCGGTAGTTTCGGGCGAATATGTAAAGTCAGGTGGAAACCGTACATACCAAAACGGCGACCAGTTTATTTGGTCTCACCGCCACGTGTCTTGGGACCAACTTGCCAACTGGAGCGATTATACAGGTATACATATTCAAAGAGCAGTAGCAGGAAAGCTACCTGACAATGACCCACCTAACTGGCAGCATACATTCTTTACAAATCCTTTTTATTTGAGCGAAAAACTACCATATACCAATGATAAAGACCGCATCGTAGGAAATATCGCATTGAATTTTACAATTTCTCCAGAATTGAAATTCATGCTTCGAAGCGGTACAGACATGTGGTCGGATACCCGTATTAATATTGTAAACTTTGATAGAGTTCGTAATGGAAACCGCACACCAGGACGATATTCGGAAGAAGTATTACGTAGCCAAGAAACCAACCACGATGCCCTATTAACTTATGAAAAATCTATTTCGAAAGATTTTCATCTGGTAGCATCGGCTGGGGCAGCTCAAAGAACCAACTTCTATAAAAGAAATTATGCCTATGTGGGCGAATTAGTAGTTGATGGAGTTTATAACCTTTCAAATTCTAATCCAAGTCAAAACGTAATTGAGAGCCGTATTCAGAAATCAGAAGTACAAAGTGTGTATGGTTCCTTACAATTAGGCTATTTGAATGCCCTATTTTTAGATGTAACCGCTCGTAATGATTGGTCAAGTACATTGCCTTCAAATGCACGTTCGTATTTCTACCCATCGGTTTCGGCAAGTGCGGTAGTAAGTGATTTATTGAATTACCCAAAAACAGTGCTTTCGTATGCTAAAGTGCGTGCAAGTTGGGCTCAGGTAGGTAACGATGCCGACCCTTATCAATTAGCACAAACCTTCCGTGCGGGAGGTTCGTGGAATAGCTCATTACCAGAGTATTATGAAAATCTTACTATCTCAAATGCTACTCTAAAACCTGAAATTACTACGGGTATTGAAGTGGGAGCTGATTTGAAATTCTTGAAAAATCGCTTTGGTTTAGATTTTACCTATTATAATCAGTCAACCAGAAATCAGATTTTGGGTGTAGAAATCTCGAAAGCCAGCGGTTACGATAAGCGTATCTTGAATGCTGGTCAGATTACCAACCAAGGTATTGAAATAGTATTGAGCGGTAAGGTGCTCGAAACCAGCGATTTCAAATGGGATGTGGCCATAAATTACGCCCGTAACCGCAATAAAGTAATCGAATTGGCCGAAGGTTTAAGCACCTATACACTTCAAGAGCGTCGTGGTCTTACGTCAATTGCTCAAGTTGGTATGCCTTACGGTGCTTTGTTTGGTATTGGATTCAAGCACGCTCCAGATGGACAAATTGTTTACGCCAATGGCTTGCCAGTGGTAGAAACTACCCCGAGAATTTTAGGAAACATTCAACCAAAGTGGATGGGTGGTATTTCGAATACATTCTCATATAAGAAGTTTACACTGACGGCTTTAATTGATGCAAAAATTGGCGGTGATATTTTTGATGAAGGAACGGGTACAGCTCGCTGGACTGGCCAATATGCTGAAACGGCAGTAGGTAGAGAAGAAGGTATTATTGGTAAAGGTGTGATGAATATCGGTACAACCGAAAACCCACAGTATGTACCAAACGATGTAATTGTAGCTACTAATCAACTGATTGGTTATAATAATCCTCGTCGTTATCACGAAGCTGCCATTTTCGATGCCTCGTATGTAAAATTAAGAGAAGTTTCTTTCGGATATAACATTCCGAAATCTGTACTCAATAGGCTCCATATTCAAAATGCAAAACTTTCATTGGTTGGTAGAAACTTGGCTATTCTATTCAAAAATACGCCACATATCGACCCAGAAGTTGACCGTTTCGGAGCCAATCAACAAGGATTTGCCTACGGCGAATTACCAAATTCAAGAAGTTTGGGAGCAAACCTTTCGATTAGTTTTTAA
- a CDS encoding SusD/RagB family nutrient-binding outer membrane lipoprotein, translated as MKLNKIIYSLTFIGLLSSVSSCTADFDEMNTDPNNPTSISAQYLFPYAVEKTVDRYWGGNTRFERLNLDGAMLWIQYLARNIYSNEGDNYGITPTFYNNTWKSLYNDGLLNFQRIITETGEKGKTPNKNYEGAALVMRSWTFSLLTDLYGAIPYTEALKGAETTPVYTPSYDSMDKVYAGILADLKLANEKLTIGGPAISGDIIYNGDILKWKKFANSLRLRLANRQAAKKSAESRAIMKEILSDPAKYPIFTSNADNALLANTATRPSNNEWNEVMIVGSRTDWSISKTVVDKLTALGDTRLSVFATKNKAGGYEGIPNGLPDAIATTYLSSASVLTDYFTKANAPSIIMTFSELNFILAEAALDGDIDAKPDDFFKKGIDASFSQFGLTTPTDYLKTVGEITKESVIEQKWIALFGQGVEAWTEYRRTGLPKFSPRDPRAVFENDGIIPTRLPYPTTEYSLNKAKLDEGIKLVGADNMKAKLWWAE; from the coding sequence ATGAAGCTCAATAAAATTATATATTCTCTGACATTCATAGGTTTACTTTCATCGGTTAGCTCTTGTACGGCTGATTTTGATGAAATGAATACCGATCCCAATAATCCTACTTCAATCAGTGCTCAGTATTTATTTCCATATGCAGTAGAGAAAACGGTTGATAGATATTGGGGAGGCAATACGCGTTTCGAGCGTCTGAACCTTGATGGGGCTATGCTTTGGATTCAGTATTTAGCACGAAATATTTATTCTAACGAAGGAGATAATTACGGAATTACTCCAACTTTCTATAACAATACTTGGAAATCTCTATACAACGATGGTTTGCTTAATTTCCAACGTATCATTACTGAAACTGGCGAAAAAGGCAAAACACCCAACAAAAATTATGAAGGTGCGGCCTTGGTAATGCGTTCGTGGACATTCTCTTTACTAACCGATTTATATGGAGCCATTCCTTACACAGAGGCACTAAAAGGGGCTGAAACTACACCAGTGTATACGCCTTCTTATGATTCGATGGATAAAGTTTATGCAGGAATTTTAGCGGATTTAAAACTTGCCAATGAAAAACTCACGATAGGTGGTCCTGCCATTTCGGGTGATATTATCTACAATGGAGATATTTTAAAATGGAAAAAATTTGCCAATTCACTTCGATTGCGTTTAGCTAACCGTCAGGCAGCAAAAAAATCGGCAGAATCGAGAGCAATCATGAAAGAAATTCTTTCAGACCCAGCTAAATACCCAATTTTTACAAGTAATGCTGATAATGCTCTCTTAGCCAATACAGCTACTCGCCCAAGTAATAATGAGTGGAACGAAGTAATGATTGTGGGAAGCCGTACTGACTGGAGCATAAGTAAGACAGTTGTAGATAAACTTACTGCTTTAGGCGATACTCGTTTGAGTGTTTTTGCAACCAAAAATAAGGCGGGGGGGTATGAAGGTATTCCGAATGGTCTGCCAGATGCTATTGCAACTACCTATTTAAGTTCTGCATCGGTACTCACTGATTATTTCACGAAAGCCAATGCACCGAGTATAATTATGACGTTCAGTGAGTTGAATTTCATCTTAGCCGAAGCTGCCCTTGATGGCGATATTGATGCCAAACCCGATGATTTTTTCAAGAAAGGAATAGATGCCTCTTTCAGTCAGTTTGGTCTAACAACTCCAACTGATTATTTGAAAACAGTTGGAGAAATTACGAAAGAATCAGTTATCGAACAAAAATGGATTGCATTGTTTGGGCAAGGAGTAGAAGCTTGGACAGAATACCGCCGAACGGGTTTACCGAAATTTTCGCCAAGAGACCCACGTGCCGTATTTGAAAACGACGGAATTATACCAACTCGCTTACCATACCCTACTACTGAATATTCGTTGAACAAAGCAAAGCTTGATGAAGGCATCAAACTCGTGGGTGCCGACAACATGAAAGCTAAACTTTGGTGGGCAGAGTAA
- a CDS encoding pyridoxal phosphate-dependent aminotransferase: protein MSNMINRRSLLKSGLMTIGGMALAPHLTMGAFPNASYTLDEKSRLYYSPLLREHFLDERPDVMAMAARLNANENPYGPPESAKKAVAEAVAGGNRYSWKELAMLVDKIAKKEGVTDKHIMMGPGSSDLLEKVALVLFMNGGNIISADPTYMSLIRVAEAVGATWKAIPCKSDWSHDLAAMEAAIDKDTKMIYVCNPNNPVGSITDGKALLDFCSRVSEKVPVFIDEAYLELAEGTGTESMVSLLAKKKNVIIARTFSKIMGMAGLRVGYAVAQPEFLDKIQKITRGGMGISHTSVLGAIASFEDTEFQAMTKKQNTACKEYLYENLTKMGYKYIPSYTNFVIFPINHMSGKDFLAKMTAKGILVRSFDIQNKPWCRVSMGTMDEMKQFVKALGELS, encoded by the coding sequence ATGAGCAACATGATTAACAGACGTAGTTTATTAAAGTCAGGTTTAATGACTATTGGCGGTATGGCCTTGGCTCCGCATCTGACGATGGGAGCATTTCCGAACGCTTCTTATACATTAGATGAAAAAAGCCGACTCTACTACAGCCCGCTTTTAAGAGAACATTTCTTAGATGAAAGACCAGATGTAATGGCCATGGCTGCACGTCTGAATGCCAACGAAAACCCTTATGGCCCACCAGAAAGTGCTAAAAAAGCGGTTGCTGAGGCCGTGGCAGGTGGAAACCGTTATTCATGGAAGGAACTGGCTATGTTGGTTGACAAAATTGCCAAGAAAGAAGGAGTTACCGACAAACATATCATGATGGGACCGGGTTCATCTGATTTACTTGAAAAAGTTGCTTTGGTGTTGTTTATGAATGGAGGGAACATCATCTCAGCCGATCCAACTTATATGTCATTGATTCGTGTAGCAGAGGCAGTAGGAGCAACTTGGAAAGCTATTCCGTGTAAAAGCGATTGGTCGCATGACCTTGCTGCGATGGAAGCTGCGATTGATAAAGATACTAAAATGATTTATGTGTGTAATCCTAATAATCCAGTGGGAAGTATTACTGACGGCAAAGCCTTGTTAGATTTCTGCTCAAGAGTATCAGAAAAAGTGCCAGTATTTATTGATGAAGCTTACCTCGAATTGGCCGAAGGAACAGGTACTGAAAGTATGGTTTCGTTGTTGGCTAAAAAGAAAAATGTAATCATTGCCCGTACATTCTCAAAAATCATGGGTATGGCTGGTTTGCGTGTGGGTTATGCCGTAGCACAACCAGAGTTTTTAGATAAGATTCAAAAAATTACGAGAGGAGGTATGGGTATTTCGCATACTTCGGTTTTAGGTGCAATTGCAAGTTTCGAAGATACTGAGTTTCAGGCAATGACCAAGAAGCAAAATACTGCTTGCAAAGAGTATTTGTACGAAAACCTAACAAAAATGGGTTACAAATACATCCCTTCTTATACAAACTTTGTCATTTTCCCAATCAATCATATGAGTGGAAAAGACTTCTTAGCCAAGATGACCGCTAAAGGAATTTTGGTACGCTCATTTGACATTCAGAATAAACCATGGTGCCGTGTGAGTATGGGTACGATGGATGAAATGAAGCAATTTGTAAAAGCATTAGGCGAATTATCTTAG